Part of the Pelobates fuscus isolate aPelFus1 chromosome 12, aPelFus1.pri, whole genome shotgun sequence genome, ctttagcttaatgaagcagttttgatttaGTTTATAgttcatgcccttgcagtctcactgctcaattcactgccatttaggagttaaaccactttggttatacagccctagtcacacctccctgcatgtgacctactcagccttcctaaacatttcctataaagtgagatctaatatttacacttcctttattgcacatgctATTTAATTGAGTTGTACACAAAAAGTGTACATTTGTTAttctacagttgttttggtgactatcgtgtccctcgAATGTCCTGTACTTTTACTATCTTTTATAGAAATGGCTACATCCCCAGTAAATAGCACTGAATATTGCATTGCTCTGCGGTGGATTCCCAGCCACAGTTTATTTTACCCCGACTCATCCTTAGGGGCAGATTTCAGAATGTACACCAATGGGGTTCATTACAGTGAACTGGAGAGAACGGGAGATGGATTTGTAGAAATGCTCCAACTGTATTTTAAGACACAGCCGTGACACTGAAACTCTAATAAACTATGGTTATACTGTATTTTAAGGCAGCCCCGTATACTCTGTATTTATCATGTCCATTCATACAGTATTGGGGGAAGGGGGTGGAGATATTTCTCCCACGGGGCCGGTGTGAGTCCAGGTTTCACTGAAGTTGTGCAGTTATTCTCCTGAGCTTCATTCAGACAAGCCATAGACTCCCTCACATGTACCCTGTTATTAAAGTCCAATTACACCCCCCTCTTCTCCCTTAACAGACTTTTGATGTTGATTAGTTTCCCACACTAGATTCACTTGAACTTCTGAAACCGGTTCAAGTCTTAAAATCTTTTCTTCTCTGATGGACCCGCAATCGTGGCAGGACTGAAAGCGTTAAAGGTTCACGGAGTATTGCTGCAGTAACCCTTTGTGGTAGAAAGATTTCAATAGCAAGTCACTCTTGCCCTGAAAGCTTGCACTCTAAGAGCTTGGACCATAAGAAAATTTCAGTAAGACTGGATCTCCATGGACAATTTAAGAATTTTTGTGtgggttttattaaaaaaaaaaaaagaataattgcgTCTTCTTGAAATTAATTTGACCCAAATGCCCTGATAATTGCAGAAGATTGCAGGGGGACAGGTCTCTACCTGACAGGTAATAGTAGGTTTGGGAAGGAAGCTGGCTCGGCTTCTTGCAGCTCAGTCATCCGAGATCCaaggttgtttaaaaaaaaaaaaaaaaggcttttatCTCCCTGGTCCAAGGGTTTTCATTTTCGGATCTGTAATTCCTGGTTACGAGTCAGCAAATCCCATCGTATGTTGAACTCTCACAATGAGCTATGTGTTGGTGTGGGGTGGTGGATCCTAAATATCACTGAGTTTAGTGTAAAATTTACTCTGCCAAGTGATAAGCCTGCATTATGGATTGGGTATAACAAGCCAGTAAAAAGCACTGGGGTATGTCACGGCTGACTCATTTCTTTCGTCATCTGCCTTGGGCATTGAAGTTGGATTGTGAGTTCTTTACACGAGTTGCTTTCATTTATAAAGTGTGTGATTAGTGGATGTgggcatgtgtcagtgtatgtctctacCATGCTCTTTCTGTTTGACACAGATGCCTGGGCGGTTGCAGACGGCGCTGAGGGTTCTGGGCACCAGTGTTTTTGCCCTGCTGGTTTTAGGAGGCATTCTGGCTGCCTATGTGACCGGATATCAGTTTATCCATACGGACCGGCACCACCTGTCGTTTGGATTGTACGGAGCCATACTGGGCTTGCACCTGCTCTTTCAGAGCCTTTTCGCCTTTTTTGAACACAGAAGAATGCGTGGAGGGGGACGGAGTGTGTCCGGAACCTCCTCAGTGGCTCTGTGCATCGCTGCCTATCAGGAAGACCCCGAATACTTGAGAAAGTGCCTACAGTCGGTCCGACGGCTTTCCTACCCCCACCTCCGGGTAGTGATGGTGGTGGATGGCAACTCCGAGGAGGACAGATACATGATGGAGATTTTTCGGGAAGTCATGGGATCGGAAGGCACCGGATGCTACATCTGGGACACCAACTACCACGAAACAGAAGAAGGGGGTCAGGAGGGTGAGAGGGGTGTTAAAGAACTGGTGGAAAACTTTCCTTATACCTGCATTATGCAGAAGTGGGGAGGGAAAAGAGAGGTGATGTACACAGCATTCCGGGCACTTGGAGACATTGTGGATTATATACAGGTCAGTAAGCATGCATTCATTGTTCTTTACTGTGCTCTACAGcagcaaaaatacacacattGTACCAGTTATTTTTTAGATAAACTTGCTAGTCCCATACAATAACCACTAGCCAAGAACAGCTAGCCTAAAACCCCTTCTAATTGTATATACAGACATTGGATGTGGCAGAGGACTCCTCTAATTTCTAAGAAAGAAACCTTATAGCTTCCTACAAACAACACAGAGTGGGTAATAATCACCCCATGATTTACCGGATAACTGGACAAGTATATTTGCTAGTAAAATAGTTTGATGTCAGGATATGAGACCAGTGTCCTAACCTGCAACAAGCCGCCTGCTCCTTAGTAAATatgccgtactgcacccctacagtccgtaatgaacgctgctgctagactgattttcctctctagtcgtttctctcacacctcacccctctgccagtccttaaattggcttcctgtatcctataagagtcaattcaaggtactaactcacacctataaagcactgaacaactctagcccctcatatctcttcacagatccataggtatgtcccttctcggtctctccgctctgcccgtgaccacctcctgtccgttgtccgcactcgtacggccaactcgcgcttgcaggacttctcgcgggcggctcccttcctatggaaaagcctgcctaccgccatcagactctcccctagtcttgcatcttttaagaagtgccttaaaacccatctctttaggaaagcttatggcctccaagactaacccctacctcacatacctgtctcttgccctctcctaaagggcagcccaccttatttgattgcaaattcctgtcctaatgtgttttacaccccacctcctatagaatgtaagctcgatcgagcagggtcctcttcaacctattgttcctgtaagtttatttgtaattgtcctatttatagttaaatcccctctcataatattgtaaagcgctacggaatctgttggcgctatataaattgcaataataataataataataataataataataataatggtctgtaataataatattgcagGTTCTCCTTGCTAGAGTGCCAGGCAAATATACTTGCTACGTATTCGTCCATAGCTTAGTGACCTCCACAGGGCCGTACAATCCTGTAACAGATATCTGACCCGTGACTCTTacagcagagacacacacaggagagaaaggGCAAATTGCAAAAACTGAAAGAGTCAGTGCAACACATAGCGGCATATCCTAAAACTACATTGAAATATATTTCTGGGTATTTATGTCAAAATATGGAAGACAAAAACACAATTGGAAAAAATGTTGCCTTGCAAAAAAATAACCCCCAAAAATCAATTAACCGGTGCAAATAATATCCACTGTATGGAAATCAATATTTAATATGGAAGGTTTACAAAgcttattaatatataatatatcaatactgccatattgtattaaaaatgtttcaatgacaaattatatacatacacacacacacacacaaataaaatgaaataaaaagagtCCCAGTTCAGATTAGAACTATAAACACATTCAAATCTGCGGCCACATTCTCCTGTTTAATTTTACTGTTTGGGGTATTGGTTACAAGGACACGGGGACCTTGATCTGGTGTCATATAATAGAGTTTAGGAATTTCCTTTAACATGCAGTCACATCACAGACTATAGAGAACGCTGTACAAAGTGAATTAATGCACAGTATTATCACAGTCACCTCTGCAAACCGACGCATTCACTTTTATAATGtgaagatcctaaaaaaaaaaaattcattaaaaaaaaagcctTGGGAAAAAGCCATTCTGCAGACCCGCGGCCAAAGAGGATTTAGCTCTATAATTCTAGAACCAAACAAATGTAGAGATTCCAGGAGATGCTTTGCTATAAAAAAGGGCTCCTGTATGTTTCTACGTGACATTATTAAAATCCCTGTTTCCATTGTCTACTTGCAGGTCTGTGATTCGGACACGGTGCTAGATCCGGCATGTACCGCAGAGATGCTACGTGTTCTAGAAGAAGACCCCAAAGTGGGTGGCGTTGGTGGGGATGTGCAGGTAAATATAACAAACTCAGCATTACGTGATCAATGAAATGGTGATTTGGTACCAATGAAATAGTAAGTGTCAAAAGCAGGATTCAGGTGTAGGTTAACATTATGTAGGCCTTTATCCGCCCAATAaaccaggggtagacaacctttgacactccagatgctgtggactacatctcccttgatgctttgccagcattatggccggAGGAGTAtttcacaacatctggattgccaaGAGGTCCCTATTCTTGCAGTAAACAAAAATGGTGTTCATTGATTTTGAAGGGAGGCCCTACATCTTGTGTCTGGTTACAATGTGATCTGTAGAGAAGCACGTTCAGGTGAATAGAAAGATGGGGAGCATTTCAATGAACTGATCTTATTTCTACGGGTCTCCCATTGTCCTTGGCGCAGCTCTACATCTCCGGTCATTCGATACATGGTGCCTCTGGCGTTCACATCAAAAATCCACATGCGTAATAATGCGGTGCGCTTGTAATGAAAAGACGTAGCGACTCCACTTCAACATAAACCAATCcacgttaattaaaaaaaatatatcaaaacacCAGGAATTGTGAACACAATGCATTTATTTTAGGAGGTTTTATGACTTGTCTAACAATGAACCTTGATGTATATTGTTCTCAAATAACAGCAATGGAATTAAGAAGCCATATAAAATATCACAGGATATAAACCTTATAAAATAGATCATATAACAGAAGCCTTATAAAAGGATTTAATTCAGGAGAATATAAACGGTCTATTATCAGTCGTGGCTAATCCTGCAACTGCAGGTATTTAAACATTTCCATTCTTATTATGCTCGGCCAGCACCAGAGGAATGGTAGTCACTAAAATCCAAGCATTGGTCACTGATGTAATTTGGGTCCTCATTAAAGGGTTAGTAGCTGCTAGGGTCAGGatagacaaccttcagcactccagactTGGTAAACTACAACTCACCTGATGCTTTGCTGAAATGATGACTGTAAGACcataatgggagatgtagtccacaacgtctggagtgccaaaggttgcctgccTTAGTCTATCTGGTGGAATTTGAAGTACATACTTTGTTTTGTTATTTCCTTTACTATTTGTGTGTTGTACTCCACAGATCCTCAATAAATACGACTCGTGGATCTCGTTTCTGAGCAGCGTTCGGTACTGGATGGCATTTAATGTCGAGCGGGCCTGTCAGTCCTATTTTGGCTGTGTACAGTGCATCAGTGGCCCACTGGGAATGTATCGAAACAGCCTTCTACAACACTTCCTTGAGGATTGGTACCATCAGACCTTCCTTGGCCAGAAGTGCAGCTTTGGGGATGATCGGCACTTAACAAACCGTGTCCTGAGCATGGGATACCAGACAAAGTACACAGCAAGATCCCGGTGCCTTACTGAGACCCCCACAAAGTACCTGCGCTGGTTGAACCAGCAAACCCGCTGGAGCAAGTCATATTTTCGGGAGTGGTTGTATAATGCACTCTGGTTCCATAAACACAACCTCTGGATGACCTACGAATCTGTGGTCACAGGCTTTTTCCCCTTCTTCCTGGTGGCAACCGTGGTGCAGCTTTTTTACCGTGGCCGTGTTTGGAACATACTCCTCTTCCTGCTCACGGTGCAGCTTGTGGGCATTGTGAAGGCGACGTATGCATGTTTCCTTCGGGGTAATGCTGAAATGATATTTATGTCTCTCTACTCACTCCTCTACATGACCAGCCTGCTACCAGCAAAAATTTTTGCAGTTATCACAATTAACAAGTCTGGGTGGGGAACGTCTGGGCGTCGGAAGCTGGTGGTGAATTTCATGGGCATGGTGCCTGTGTCAGTGTGGTTCTGCGTCCTGCTGGGCGGGCTGGTGTACACCGCATATTGCCAGAGCCAGGACCCTTTCACCGAGACAGAGATGCTATTCCTGGTGACTGGCGCAATATTGTATGCATGTTACTGGGTGGCGCTGCTTAGCTTATACCTGGCTCTGGTTGCCCGCCGCTGCGGGAAGAAGCAGGAACTTTACAGCCTGGCACTAGGTGAAGTGTGAGGCAAAAGGGACGTTCCAGTATTACTGTAAGGACTGGACAGAAACTCTAGGGAGAAGAGATGGGAAGTGCAACCAGCATTTTATATGGACTCAGAacaccttgaaaaaaaaaatcaggagacCTTGAACAGTCCAAGTTGTGAATAATTCAGAGAGGGAACACACGAACAGGGACGGTTTCTCACCAGCAAAGTCTTACACATCTACGACTGCACTATGCAAACACATACCTCAAAACGTGAGCCAGTAGCCAAAGCAATACAAGCCCTCCTGGGCACAGCCTTAATAGCAACATTCAGTCCCTGTAATCGGGGAACATCAACACCCATCTCACTGTGAGCACCATACATGTCCGCATCCAGTATTGAAGGGAGCAGTGACCTCTATCTTCGGCAGGGTAAACAAAGCCAAATGTATTCAACCTCACCAAACCCCATCCTTCTGTCCTTTCACTAACCATGCAGTTTGAACACAATGCTGCGGCCATCTTAGCACTCAATGATACCGGTAGAAAGGAGAGGAGCCTGGGTCAATATGGCACCACTTGCAGAAATTCAATATGGATTCCTGATACTAATAGACAtgaattataaatacattttgattCATGAATCCATATGTAGATTGTAAACAGTGATCCGACCGTGCTGGAATGGGATGAAGCAATAGTAAAATGAGGTTTAATACTTACTGTAAATGTAAGGTCAATGTATTCACTGTGGTAGCAGGACAGACAGCCATATCATCATACCATTGCCAGCGCTAGGCTTCCCACTATGCAGCACTAAGTAACCTTAGAATGTATTCTGCTCAGGACTGGTCCATTTCCCATAGTGCACTGCATGCCTAGTGTCCTCGGCTGGTAAAGGGCCTATACCGAATTTATAACCCAATTTCCAGCCTCCAAGTTGGGCACAGAATGCTACAGACATTAAAATCCAGTAAATATGCAAAGCCCAATACCCCCGCTGCCTCTTCTCTTAGCAATGCATATGGGATAGAAAGGGAATGCACACAG contains:
- the HAS3 gene encoding hyaluronan synthase 3, encoding MPGRLQTALRVLGTSVFALLVLGGILAAYVTGYQFIHTDRHHLSFGLYGAILGLHLLFQSLFAFFEHRRMRGGGRSVSGTSSVALCIAAYQEDPEYLRKCLQSVRRLSYPHLRVVMVVDGNSEEDRYMMEIFREVMGSEGTGCYIWDTNYHETEEGGQEGERGVKELVENFPYTCIMQKWGGKREVMYTAFRALGDIVDYIQVCDSDTVLDPACTAEMLRVLEEDPKVGGVGGDVQILNKYDSWISFLSSVRYWMAFNVERACQSYFGCVQCISGPLGMYRNSLLQHFLEDWYHQTFLGQKCSFGDDRHLTNRVLSMGYQTKYTARSRCLTETPTKYLRWLNQQTRWSKSYFREWLYNALWFHKHNLWMTYESVVTGFFPFFLVATVVQLFYRGRVWNILLFLLTVQLVGIVKATYACFLRGNAEMIFMSLYSLLYMTSLLPAKIFAVITINKSGWGTSGRRKLVVNFMGMVPVSVWFCVLLGGLVYTAYCQSQDPFTETEMLFLVTGAILYACYWVALLSLYLALVARRCGKKQELYSLALGEV